GCTGGCGCTGCGCTTCGGCATCCCCATCTCCGAGATCCACACCCAGCTTCGGGGGATCTCCTCGGACAAGGCGATCGGCTTCGGTGAGAACAAGGTGCTCTCCGTGCCCGACGCGATCGCCCAGGCCATCGCCCTGCGCGAGGCGGAGAAGGCGGGCATCCAGCAGGAGCTGATACCGACGGGCGATCTGGAGGGGACGTCGAAGCCGGCGCAGCCCACGCTCGACCTGGGGCTGACCTACGACCCGGGCGAGACCTTTATCGGCACCTGCCCCGACTGCTCGAGCCAGCTCGAGTTCGCCGAGGGGTGCATGAAGTGCCACGTCTGCGGCTACAGCGAATGCGGATGAGCCGCTGATGTTCCCATCCGAAAAGTCACAGGCTCGACGGCGGGTCATGCCGTGGCACGCAGAGCGCGAGCAATATTGACCCGTCTACGCCCGAACGATACGCATGACCCGGTCGCCATACGGCGGCCGGGTTACTAATTTTGTGCAGTGCGGGGACATGATCCGCCGCGGCGGTCTTCCTCGATGTCAGGTCCGACAGGGCTCCCGGATGATTAAAGTCATACGATGATCCGACCCTCGATCCTCACCCCCCGCCGCTGACCACCCCAGCCGGGATTCGAAAGATGATCCGACCCGAGCACACCTCCCGACGGACCTTCGTGAAGACGCTGGCCAGTGGGGCCGTTGGCGCCGGCCTCACGGCCACCTTGCCGGCTGCCTCCGCAGCGAGCCCCCTCCGTCGCATGCCGCCGACCGAGCGTGTCGGCGTGGCGATCGTGGGCGCGGGAGGACGCGGCACCCCGCTCGCCGAGGGCTTTGCCCGCCTCGACGTCGCGGAGGTGGTCTTCGTCTGCGATCCCGACGCGCAGCGCGCCGCGGAGGTTGTGGGCAAGGTCTCGGCCCTCGGGCAGAGGCCACGGGCCGTCGCCGATTTCCGCCGCGCCCTCGAGAGCGCCGACGTGGACGCGGTGGTCATCGCCACGCCTGACCACTGGCACACCCCCGCCGCCATGCTGGCCATGCAGGCCGGCAAACACGTCTACGTAGAGAAGCCGGCGAGCCACAACGCGCGCGAGGGCGAGCTGATCGTCGAAGCCTCCCGCCGCTACTCGCGCGTAGTCCAGATGGGCAACCAGCGCCGCTCTTGGCCGAAGGTCGCCGAGGGGATCGAGCGCGTACGCCGCGGCGACATCGGTCCCGTCCACTACGCCCGCGGCTGGTACGCCAACGCCCGTGACTCGATCGGCGTCGGCAAACGCGGTCCCGCCCCCTCCCATCTCGACTATGAGCTCTGGCAGGGGCCCGCCCCTCGCGAGCCTTTCCGCGACAACATCCTGCACTACAATTGGCACTGGTTCTGGAACTGGGGCACCGGTGAGGTGGGCAACAACGGCGTGCACGCCCTGGACCTCTGTCGCTGGGGTCTCGACGTCGACCGCCCTATCCGGGTCACCTCCACCGCCGGGCGCTATTACTGGGACGACGACCAGGAGACGCCGGACACCCAGGTCCTCACCTTCGAATTCCCCGACGAGCGCACCATCGCCTGGGAGGGGATGAGCTGCAACCGCCGCGGCATCGAGGGC
The Longimicrobiaceae bacterium DNA segment above includes these coding regions:
- a CDS encoding Gfo/Idh/MocA family oxidoreductase, with amino-acid sequence MIRPEHTSRRTFVKTLASGAVGAGLTATLPAASAASPLRRMPPTERVGVAIVGAGGRGTPLAEGFARLDVAEVVFVCDPDAQRAAEVVGKVSALGQRPRAVADFRRALESADVDAVVIATPDHWHTPAAMLAMQAGKHVYVEKPASHNAREGELIVEASRRYSRVVQMGNQRRSWPKVAEGIERVRRGDIGPVHYARGWYANARDSIGVGKRGPAPSHLDYELWQGPAPREPFRDNILHYNWHWFWNWGTGEVGNNGVHALDLCRWGLDVDRPIRVTSTAGRYYWDDDQETPDTQVLTFEFPDERTIAWEGMSCNRRGIEGSGFGASFHGRDGALVIEGFGYALYDRAGKLVEKVTGGEAGEIGVTGPGFAADRAHLENFLAAIRSGERLRAPIDDGQRSTLLCHLGNIAHRTGRTLRVDPASGHILDDAEAMQLWSRTYAPGWEPSL